The Parashewanella tropica genome window below encodes:
- a CDS encoding efflux RND transporter periplasmic adaptor subunit: MKIDVESSKPFFLKRYWKQTTVLAFALLAVLLLLVYQPQASIPQQELKTVKVEKGDVQLMVPIHGEFVSRYERLISAPSSGKVVEVLLKAGADVEPNSVIARLENPDLQQELLQSESDLQRVQSEYQIFDLNQQNKQLENEARLSEIENQIKAAELELSANNRLAQHGIVAKIDLEKSQLKHEQLLNQKQFHIYRVNKQREINKKELEQKLALVKLQQQNISLLKDKINQLQIKAGISGKLQHLYIELGQQLTQSENIAKVGSNKELMVSLKIPQRLSGKVNLGAGVEMRHSSELIKAEISQLSAIVKNGFIEAEAIITSSLPNNIRPAQAVDGYVFVEKLSNVLFVKQQPGMIPLSTQSMFFMGDKQSELIKSKIHFGELSKNQLIIKSGVKKGDRIAINDLSQAQEFSKIIIK; the protein is encoded by the coding sequence ATGAAAATCGACGTTGAATCATCAAAACCCTTTTTTCTAAAACGTTATTGGAAACAAACAACAGTTCTTGCTTTCGCTTTATTAGCCGTTTTATTGTTGTTGGTTTACCAACCTCAAGCCTCAATTCCACAGCAAGAATTAAAGACGGTTAAAGTTGAGAAAGGTGATGTCCAATTAATGGTGCCGATTCATGGAGAGTTTGTTTCTCGTTATGAAAGACTTATCAGTGCGCCTTCGAGTGGTAAAGTCGTTGAAGTGTTGCTGAAAGCTGGAGCTGATGTTGAGCCTAACAGCGTCATTGCCCGATTAGAAAATCCAGATTTACAACAAGAGTTACTTCAATCCGAATCTGATTTACAGCGTGTTCAATCGGAATATCAAATTTTCGACCTCAATCAGCAAAATAAACAATTAGAAAATGAAGCCCGATTATCTGAAATTGAAAATCAGATAAAGGCGGCTGAGCTTGAACTCAGTGCTAACAATCGTCTCGCTCAACATGGCATTGTTGCAAAAATTGATTTAGAAAAAAGTCAGCTTAAACATGAGCAACTGTTGAATCAAAAGCAGTTTCATATTTATCGAGTGAATAAACAAAGAGAAATTAATAAAAAGGAGCTTGAACAAAAATTAGCTCTAGTGAAATTACAGCAACAAAATATTTCTCTACTGAAAGATAAAATTAATCAATTACAAATTAAAGCTGGAATATCAGGCAAATTACAGCATTTGTATATCGAACTGGGACAGCAACTTACTCAAAGTGAAAACATTGCTAAAGTGGGTTCGAATAAAGAATTGATGGTGAGCCTTAAAATCCCACAACGATTATCTGGAAAAGTAAACTTAGGTGCTGGCGTTGAAATGCGTCATTCATCAGAGTTAATCAAAGCTGAAATTAGCCAGCTGAGCGCCATTGTTAAAAATGGCTTTATTGAAGCCGAAGCCATAATCACTTCCTCATTACCTAATAACATTCGTCCCGCACAAGCCGTAGATGGCTATGTGTTTGTTGAAAAGCTATCTAATGTACTTTTTGTAAAGCAGCAGCCTGGAATGATCCCACTTAGTACTCAATCTATGTTTTTTATGGGTGACAAACAGTCAGAGTTAATAAAAAGCAAGATTCATTTTGGGGAGCTTTCAAAAAATCAATTGATCATCAAATCAGGCGTAAAAAAAGGTGATCGAATTGCCATTAACGACTTATCTCAAGCGCAAGAATTTTCTAAAATAATCATCAAATAA
- a CDS encoding FtsX-like permease family protein, with protein MSFYLRAMRLGVMRLFSMPRLTLPVLLTLSLTLAAMLTVVAISTNLIFKPLPDLHNEKDTYKLHFRLKANAGFSLNFMSNVAFANLAEKYQSYGSFASFKAEDSNVSVLGTDYPVTHLEATDNFITDVGGQLLLGELPNKDNSADGVWISQRLWQGVLNGRKSVIGESIKLGKDKQSFLIKGVISNFSSFKQHKRHQQQVWQFFHLADHIHRVEDNSFMNEWKTLFVKQNKMFTDADMNAFWDEYFKVRKQNEETTFPEAMIKTMQRVQGIDNYRNTLLLEQKNMLLFLLATVIILLFMASLNLLNLFVSHYQQRTQELATQVSLGSSKVKLMAMAFCENTPLFLLSAIIGLISAAWLIRLLPDISGNNIEMLHLIHIDWQTIVVAVISVLAINFVFSVISISHFKAKNFYEYLKSGNKGVAAAKLTWLNKASFVLQLASAAIVLTASAMLAKAAYQDLYRDLGFEAGNVLIVRATFHDSSRVVPEINNYENVKNYVEENRQIWRELSNQVHAKYPEIKVLKTNSTPYSFQSYSYVISMDRESNQSHSFKRLDFSDTYFNDFKIPLLAGRSITEDEYNTQANAAIINETAARLLAKGKPLDSVLGRRVNSNIVVGVVANTYSRDAPNGEFGVLYSVNQFEHTNISFVMRLPQGKTFDVSELEKIIKNGHPDIEKVKSFDVQQEYYKATLDKRLQYYFIIALSCLTLALAAFGSSGMAFSFAEIKRFELAIRMATGATRKSLLQKTLSQFSGLLIVTFSFSIIVSALIYFLIQQQVNVLPEFSWDALVFFSMILVSIVMTAVCWVVWRVVNAEPMQALREL; from the coding sequence ATGAGTTTTTACCTAAGAGCTATGCGTCTTGGTGTGATGAGATTATTTAGCATGCCAAGATTAACTCTGCCAGTGCTACTTACATTAAGTCTTACCTTGGCGGCAATGCTAACTGTGGTAGCGATAAGTACTAACTTGATATTTAAACCGCTGCCCGATCTTCATAATGAAAAAGACACGTACAAATTACATTTTCGATTAAAAGCGAATGCAGGGTTTTCACTTAATTTTATGAGTAATGTGGCTTTTGCTAATTTGGCTGAGAAATATCAAAGCTACGGTAGCTTTGCCTCCTTTAAAGCAGAAGATTCGAATGTCAGTGTATTAGGCACTGATTATCCTGTGACTCATCTTGAAGCCACAGATAACTTCATCACAGATGTTGGTGGGCAATTATTGCTTGGCGAACTGCCGAATAAAGATAATAGTGCTGATGGTGTATGGATCTCGCAGCGCTTATGGCAGGGCGTATTGAACGGGCGCAAAAGTGTTATTGGAGAGAGTATAAAGCTAGGGAAAGACAAACAATCATTTTTGATTAAAGGTGTGATCAGTAATTTTTCTAGCTTTAAACAACATAAAAGGCACCAGCAACAGGTATGGCAATTCTTTCATCTAGCCGATCACATTCATCGAGTTGAAGATAATTCTTTTATGAATGAATGGAAGACCTTATTTGTAAAGCAAAATAAGATGTTCACTGATGCAGATATGAATGCCTTTTGGGATGAGTATTTTAAGGTTAGAAAGCAAAATGAAGAAACTACTTTTCCTGAGGCAATGATCAAGACAATGCAACGAGTGCAGGGTATTGATAATTACCGTAACACTCTGTTACTTGAACAAAAAAATATGCTGTTGTTTTTGTTGGCTACAGTAATAATTTTACTGTTTATGGCTAGTTTGAATTTATTGAATCTGTTTGTTAGTCATTACCAACAGCGAACTCAAGAGTTGGCGACTCAAGTTAGCCTTGGAAGCAGCAAAGTAAAACTGATGGCAATGGCATTTTGTGAAAATACTCCACTCTTTTTGCTTTCTGCAATTATTGGTTTAATCAGTGCTGCTTGGCTAATTCGATTATTGCCAGATATAAGTGGTAACAATATTGAAATGCTGCATCTTATTCATATTGACTGGCAAACAATTGTAGTTGCAGTGATAAGTGTTCTGGCTATCAATTTCGTGTTTTCTGTTATTTCGATTAGCCACTTCAAGGCAAAGAACTTTTATGAATATTTAAAATCAGGCAATAAAGGTGTCGCTGCTGCAAAATTAACTTGGCTAAATAAAGCGAGCTTTGTCTTACAGTTAGCCTCAGCGGCAATCGTGCTTACGGCATCGGCCATGTTGGCTAAAGCGGCTTACCAAGATTTGTATCGAGATTTAGGTTTTGAAGCCGGAAATGTATTAATAGTACGTGCTACGTTCCATGATAGCAGTAGAGTAGTGCCTGAAATTAACAACTATGAAAATGTTAAAAATTATGTAGAGGAAAATCGTCAGATTTGGCGAGAACTATCTAATCAAGTTCATGCAAAATACCCAGAGATTAAAGTCTTAAAAACTAATAGTACACCTTATAGTTTTCAAAGTTATTCGTATGTAATTTCAATGGATAGAGAGTCGAACCAAAGTCACTCTTTTAAACGGTTGGATTTTTCTGATACATATTTTAATGATTTTAAGATACCTCTTTTGGCTGGGCGAAGCATTACCGAAGATGAATATAATACCCAAGCGAACGCTGCAATTATCAATGAAACGGCTGCAAGATTATTGGCTAAGGGCAAACCTTTAGATTCGGTATTAGGTCGCAGAGTGAATAGTAATATCGTCGTTGGTGTGGTGGCTAACACTTATTCCAGAGATGCACCTAATGGTGAATTTGGGGTTCTGTACTCAGTTAACCAATTTGAACATACAAATATTAGTTTTGTTATGAGGTTGCCACAGGGAAAAACATTTGATGTATCTGAACTCGAAAAAATCATCAAAAATGGTCATCCGGATATTGAGAAAGTTAAGTCTTTTGATGTTCAACAAGAATATTACAAGGCAACACTAGATAAGCGTCTCCAATATTATTTCATTATTGCACTATCTTGTTTAACTCTGGCGTTAGCTGCATTTGGCAGCTCTGGTATGGCGTTCAGCTTTGCCGAAATCAAACGATTTGAGTTGGCAATACGGATGGCGACGGGAGCAACTAGAAAGAGCTTACTTCAAAAGACACTTTCACAGTTCAGTGGCTTACTTATTGTGACATTCTCATTTTCCATTATTGTTTCTGCGTTGATTTATTTTCTGATCCAACAACAAGTGAATGTATTGCCAGAGTTTTCTTGGGATGCCTTAGTGTTCTTTTCAATGATTTTAGTTAGTATTGTGATGACTGCCGTATGCTGGGTTGTTTGGCGTGTTGTTAACGCTGAGCCTATGCAGGCATTAAGGGAATTGTAA
- a CDS encoding sigma-54-dependent transcriptional regulator — MTQKKILIVDDDADIRFALSLLLSQEDYQVFEAESPKQCLQLLERISPDLILLDLNFTQDTTSGKEGIALLKQLIPLGQKVILMTAWANTELVVQGLQAGALNFIEKPWKKAGLLSKINQHISVQSDNSQSLDWVAESESMQHIEHLIQNLAMTDANILILGENGTGKSLLAKRIHMQSQRNTQTFEALNMAAIPETLFESELFGHVKGAFTDAKQDRKGAFLRAEKGTLFLDEIGTLPFHLQPKLLRVLEDGSFSPLGAEQNLQANVRLISATNQDLAEAIEQGLFRQDLYYRINTFTITIPPLRDRKADILPLANSLLVKFAKKYQKEVPLLSPSAKRTLLEHDWQGNVRELSHAMERALLLSMEADITPEHLQLVKVRKQSTEEVPNLSLDELEKRRIIDALDQHQGQISVAAKSLGISRNALYRRLEKHDLAGIE, encoded by the coding sequence ATGACGCAAAAGAAAATATTAATTGTTGATGATGATGCTGATATTCGATTTGCATTATCACTATTACTTTCACAAGAGGATTATCAAGTTTTTGAAGCTGAGTCGCCAAAACAATGCTTACAGTTACTTGAGCGTATTAGTCCAGATTTAATTTTGCTCGATCTAAATTTCACTCAAGACACTACTTCGGGTAAAGAAGGCATTGCTTTACTCAAGCAGTTAATTCCACTTGGTCAAAAAGTGATATTAATGACTGCTTGGGCGAATACTGAGCTGGTGGTTCAAGGATTACAAGCTGGAGCGCTGAATTTTATCGAGAAGCCTTGGAAAAAAGCTGGATTACTTAGCAAGATCAATCAGCATATTTCTGTTCAGTCCGATAATTCGCAATCGTTAGATTGGGTTGCAGAATCGGAGTCAATGCAACATATCGAGCACCTTATTCAAAACTTAGCAATGACTGACGCTAATATTTTAATTCTTGGGGAAAACGGAACAGGTAAGTCATTACTAGCGAAACGAATACATATGCAAAGCCAAAGAAATACCCAAACTTTTGAAGCTTTAAATATGGCAGCAATCCCAGAAACCTTATTTGAAAGTGAGCTTTTCGGACATGTAAAAGGGGCGTTTACCGACGCAAAACAAGATAGAAAAGGGGCTTTTTTACGCGCAGAAAAGGGCACTTTGTTTCTAGATGAAATTGGTACTCTACCTTTTCATTTACAACCTAAGCTGTTGCGGGTTCTAGAAGATGGCAGCTTCTCACCATTAGGCGCAGAGCAAAACTTACAAGCGAATGTTCGCTTGATATCAGCCACTAATCAAGATTTAGCGGAAGCTATAGAGCAAGGACTGTTTAGACAAGATCTGTATTATCGAATTAATACCTTCACCATTACGATCCCACCCTTAAGAGACAGAAAAGCCGATATATTACCTTTGGCGAATAGCCTGTTAGTTAAATTTGCAAAAAAGTATCAAAAAGAAGTACCTTTGCTTTCTCCTTCAGCCAAACGAACACTGCTCGAACATGATTGGCAAGGCAATGTGAGGGAGTTAAGCCATGCAATGGAAAGAGCACTATTGTTATCAATGGAGGCTGATATTACCCCTGAACATTTGCAACTAGTTAAAGTTAGGAAGCAAAGTACAGAAGAAGTCCCTAATTTATCTCTTGATGAACTAGAAAAACGGAGGATCATTGATGCGCTAGATCAGCATCAAGGTCAAATCTCTGTGGCAGCCAAATCATTGGGGATCTCCAGAAACGCGTTATATCGCCGTTTAGAAAAGCATGACTTGGCGGGAATAGAATGA
- the yajC gene encoding preprotein translocase subunit YajC — MFISNAYAAGAPGAQQGGTMELVFMLVVFGLIFYFMIFRPQSKRVKEHKSLMSSLSKGDEVLTNGGVLGKIAKISDENDYVLLDLNESTQITIKKDYITAVLPKGSIESL; from the coding sequence ATGTTTATTTCAAATGCATATGCAGCTGGTGCTCCAGGCGCTCAACAAGGTGGAACCATGGAACTAGTATTCATGCTGGTTGTTTTTGGTTTGATCTTCTACTTTATGATCTTCCGTCCACAAAGCAAGCGTGTAAAAGAGCACAAAAGCCTAATGTCTTCACTATCTAAAGGTGATGAAGTACTCACTAATGGTGGTGTACTAGGTAAGATTGCAAAAATCAGTGATGAAAACGACTATGTTCTACTTGATCTGAATGAGTCTACTCAAATCACTATTAAAAAGGACTACATTACAGCTGTACTGCCAAAAGGCTCGATTGAATCGCTGTAA
- a CDS encoding sensor histidine kinase → MKYQQQWKLGLLLISSLTTGLLCWSIYLLKQDLLLTLTTAMAASFVCAYLSFHLYQKHIVPFEQLKSFIQLRKQEKHNITLNFDNPNSPFSEVSQLLQQDLCSSQTPEGDVLQSILSEWQYPVLMVDKQEKIVFFNQALLQLFSTPILIGMNISDLSFDKLQGQYINEQLTDNWSLQNVCLKQQNLILFHDIELSLKNQKLKTQIDTIRILSHELNNSLTPMASMADTLLSSDSFTESLAREVLQRIKSRSESLLDFIGTYTRLNKTQRINPSWFDFQKVCQQLSIEQGIESNVAGSTSIFADPILLEQVLENLIKNAKQAQAQKIRINILNQGALQVIELADDGIGFSNIDNLSVPLYTTKKDGQGLGLFFCRQVIELHNGKLDFSNSTNGAKVTITLPTTI, encoded by the coding sequence ATGAAGTATCAGCAACAGTGGAAGTTGGGGCTATTGTTAATCTCATCTTTGACAACAGGGCTACTTTGTTGGTCGATTTACTTACTCAAACAAGATTTATTGCTGACCTTAACAACCGCAATGGCGGCAAGCTTTGTTTGTGCCTATTTGAGCTTTCACCTTTATCAGAAACACATTGTACCTTTCGAGCAATTGAAGTCATTTATTCAATTGAGAAAACAAGAAAAACACAATATTACTCTGAATTTTGATAATCCAAATTCGCCTTTCTCTGAAGTTTCTCAGTTATTGCAACAAGATCTTTGTTCTTCTCAAACGCCAGAAGGAGATGTTTTACAAAGTATTCTGAGTGAATGGCAATATCCTGTGCTGATGGTTGATAAACAGGAAAAAATCGTTTTTTTTAATCAGGCATTATTACAGTTATTTTCTACTCCAATACTGATAGGAATGAATATCAGTGACTTGAGTTTTGATAAGCTTCAAGGCCAGTACATCAATGAGCAATTGACAGATAATTGGTCACTGCAAAACGTGTGTTTAAAGCAACAAAATTTGATTCTATTTCACGATATTGAACTGTCATTAAAAAATCAAAAGCTTAAAACTCAAATAGACACCATTCGAATCTTATCCCATGAACTTAATAATTCGCTGACACCAATGGCTTCAATGGCTGACACTTTGCTGAGTAGTGATTCATTTACTGAATCTCTTGCGAGAGAGGTATTGCAAAGAATTAAAAGTAGAAGCGAGAGTTTATTAGACTTTATAGGCACTTACACTCGTTTAAATAAAACTCAGCGGATCAATCCCTCTTGGTTTGATTTTCAGAAAGTTTGTCAGCAATTATCAATAGAGCAGGGGATTGAATCTAATGTAGCTGGAAGCACCAGTATTTTTGCCGATCCAATTTTACTTGAGCAAGTGTTAGAGAATCTGATAAAAAACGCGAAACAGGCTCAAGCTCAAAAGATCCGAATTAACATTCTGAACCAAGGTGCTTTGCAGGTAATCGAATTAGCTGATGATGGTATCGGCTTTAGCAATATAGATAATTTAAGCGTCCCTCTGTATACAACTAAAAAAGATGGCCAAGGATTAGGACTGTTTTTTTGTCGACAAGTTATTGAACTTCATAATGGAAAGCTTGATTTTTCGAATTCTACTAATGGAGCAAAAGTGACTATAACCCTGCCCACCACAATCTGA
- a CDS encoding ABC transporter ATP-binding protein, with protein sequence MKTLVELRELNKTHTQGQIQTHALKNIDLKINEGEFVSISGPSGCGKSTLLSILGLLDAPTSGHYQLANIDAGSLNVDQRSKVRNQYVGYVFQSFNLIDHLTVFENVALPLEHRGTSAKNIKAEVEKQLTAVNMHNYMHHKPNQLSGGQQQRVAIARALVGEPQLLLVDEPTGNLDSHNGDLVMQELIELNNQGVTIVMVTHDERYSRMAKRQVRLFDGEIIVEHQEAVA encoded by the coding sequence ATGAAAACATTAGTTGAATTAAGGGAATTAAACAAAACCCATACTCAAGGTCAAATTCAAACTCATGCACTTAAAAATATCGATTTGAAGATCAACGAGGGAGAGTTCGTTTCTATTTCAGGTCCATCAGGCTGTGGTAAATCGACGCTTTTGAGTATATTGGGGTTACTTGATGCGCCAACTTCAGGTCATTATCAACTAGCGAATATTGATGCTGGTAGTTTAAACGTTGATCAACGATCTAAAGTTCGTAATCAATATGTGGGCTATGTTTTTCAGTCATTTAATCTTATCGATCACCTTACCGTATTTGAAAATGTGGCGTTGCCTTTAGAGCATAGAGGGACTTCAGCCAAAAACATTAAGGCTGAGGTTGAAAAGCAACTTACAGCGGTCAATATGCACAACTACATGCATCACAAACCGAACCAATTATCTGGTGGGCAACAGCAAAGAGTTGCCATTGCTCGTGCTTTAGTGGGTGAACCACAGTTATTACTCGTCGACGAACCAACAGGAAACTTAGATAGTCACAACGGCGATTTGGTAATGCAGGAGTTAATTGAACTGAATAACCAAGGTGTCACTATTGTGATGGTGACTCACGACGAACGCTACAGCCGTATGGCAAAACGCCAAGTCCGTTTATTCGATGGTGAAATCATTGTCGAACATCAGGAGGCGGTAGCATGA
- the queA gene encoding tRNA preQ1(34) S-adenosylmethionine ribosyltransferase-isomerase QueA translates to MRVADFSFDLPDELIARYPTKERTASRLLTLDGNSGEVHDKCFTDLIDFIEAGDLMVFNNTRVIPARLFGQKATGGKLEILVERMLDNKRILAHVRSSKSPKVDAIIHLDNDYQMKMLARHDALFELELLSDRTVLEVLEEIGHMPLPPYIDRPDEDSDKERYQTVYNENPGAVAAPTAGLHFDDDTLAKLKAKGVNTAFVTLHVGAGTFQPVRVDDIEDHVMHSEWANVPADVVEQIKQTKAAGKRVIAVGTTSVRSLESAAKANGGEIAPFSADTDIFIYPGYEFSVVDAMVTNFHLPESTLIMLISAFAGKQSVMNAYQHAIEEKYRFFSYGDAMFITRKNK, encoded by the coding sequence ATGCGTGTAGCTGATTTTTCTTTTGATCTTCCAGATGAGCTGATTGCTCGTTATCCAACCAAAGAGCGTACTGCTTCTAGGCTGCTTACCTTAGATGGTAATTCAGGTGAAGTACATGATAAATGCTTTACTGATCTGATTGACTTCATTGAAGCAGGTGACTTGATGGTATTTAACAATACTCGAGTTATCCCTGCGCGTTTGTTTGGTCAAAAGGCTACCGGTGGCAAGCTAGAAATCTTGGTTGAGCGTATGTTGGATAACAAACGAATCTTAGCTCATGTTCGTAGTTCTAAGTCTCCAAAAGTGGACGCCATTATTCATTTAGATAACGATTATCAAATGAAAATGCTGGCAAGACACGATGCTTTATTTGAGTTAGAGCTTTTGTCTGATCGCACTGTGTTAGAAGTGTTGGAAGAAATCGGTCACATGCCGCTTCCTCCTTACATTGATAGACCTGATGAAGACTCAGACAAAGAGCGCTATCAAACAGTTTACAACGAAAATCCGGGTGCAGTTGCAGCGCCGACAGCGGGTTTGCATTTCGATGATGACACTCTCGCAAAACTAAAAGCCAAAGGCGTAAATACGGCATTTGTGACCTTGCATGTTGGCGCAGGCACCTTTCAGCCTGTACGTGTTGATGATATTGAAGATCATGTGATGCATTCAGAGTGGGCAAATGTGCCTGCTGATGTGGTTGAACAAATTAAGCAAACCAAAGCCGCTGGCAAGCGTGTAATTGCAGTTGGTACAACATCGGTTCGTTCACTTGAGAGCGCGGCAAAAGCCAATGGTGGCGAAATTGCACCATTTAGTGCCGATACCGACATTTTCATCTATCCGGGATATGAGTTCTCTGTAGTTGATGCTATGGTCACCAACTTTCACTTACCTGAGTCAACATTAATCATGTTGATCAGCGCGTTTGCGGGTAAACAATCAGTAATGAACGCATACCAACACGCCATCGAAGAAAAATACCGCTTCTTTAGCTATGGTGATGCGATGTTTATTACGAGAAAAAATAAATAG
- a CDS encoding protein disulfide oxidoreductase: MNLKRISLIFARSFSWKKAIRDVLLLSAVLIGVSYYLHSDMASGEAPILSGITTQGKTIALPNKPKEPTLVYFWGTWCGYCSFTSPMVESVAKNHPVISIAIASGTNSEINQHMQNKELEFPVINDSTSRISNRWGVSGVPAIFIIDSQGNIAAKTTGPTSEWGLRLRLWWAGL; the protein is encoded by the coding sequence ATGAATCTTAAACGCATTTCTTTGATATTCGCCCGTTCATTTTCTTGGAAGAAAGCCATTCGAGATGTTTTATTGTTATCAGCTGTACTCATTGGAGTCAGTTACTACTTACATTCAGATATGGCTTCAGGTGAAGCGCCTATACTCTCAGGTATCACCACTCAAGGAAAAACCATTGCATTACCCAATAAACCTAAAGAACCAACACTGGTTTATTTTTGGGGAACTTGGTGTGGCTACTGCTCTTTCACCTCTCCTATGGTTGAAAGTGTTGCCAAAAATCATCCTGTAATCTCTATCGCCATAGCATCTGGCACTAATTCTGAAATTAATCAACATATGCAAAATAAGGAGTTAGAATTTCCAGTAATCAATGATTCCACAAGTCGTATTAGCAACCGATGGGGAGTATCCGGTGTCCCTGCTATTTTTATCATTGATAGCCAAGGCAATATTGCAGCAAAAACCACAGGACCAACGTCAGAGTGGGGGCTAAGGCTCAGATTGTGGTGGGCAGGGTTATAG
- the tgt gene encoding tRNA guanosine(34) transglycosylase Tgt, protein MKFELDKTVGRARRGRLKFERGTVETPAFMPVGTYGTVKGMTPEEVRATGADILLGNTFHLWLRPGEEIMRKHGDLHDFMNWQRPILTDSGGFQVFSLGDIRKITEEGVHFRSPIDGSKIFMDAEKSMQIQYSLGSDVVMIFDECTPYPATHDEARKSMQMSLRWAQRSRDEFDRLENPNNLFGIIQGSVYEDLRDESLKGLVDIGFDGYAIGGLAVGEPKPDMHRILEHVCPQIPEDKPRYLMGVGKPEDLVEGVRRGVDMFDCVMPTRNARNGHLFTSTGVIKIRNAKHREDTSPLDEKCDCYTCKNYSRAYLYHLDKCGEILGARLNTIHNLRYYQMLMEGLRDAIDAGTLDDFVHEFYTAQGKEVPELKD, encoded by the coding sequence ATGAAATTTGAATTAGATAAAACAGTTGGTCGCGCACGTCGCGGTCGTTTGAAATTTGAACGTGGTACGGTCGAAACGCCAGCGTTCATGCCAGTAGGTACTTACGGTACGGTTAAAGGGATGACACCTGAAGAAGTGCGTGCGACAGGTGCGGATATTCTTCTAGGTAATACTTTCCACCTTTGGTTACGTCCGGGTGAAGAAATCATGCGTAAGCATGGTGACTTGCATGACTTTATGAACTGGCAGCGTCCAATTCTTACCGATTCAGGCGGTTTCCAAGTATTCAGTTTGGGTGATATTCGTAAAATCACTGAAGAGGGCGTACATTTCCGTTCTCCTATCGATGGCAGCAAGATCTTTATGGATGCTGAAAAATCGATGCAGATCCAATATTCATTGGGTTCTGACGTAGTAATGATTTTTGACGAATGTACGCCGTATCCAGCCACTCATGATGAAGCGCGTAAGTCGATGCAGATGTCTCTGCGTTGGGCGCAGCGTTCACGTGATGAGTTTGACCGTCTAGAAAACCCAAATAACTTATTTGGTATCATTCAAGGTAGTGTGTACGAAGACCTGCGTGATGAGTCATTAAAAGGCTTAGTCGATATTGGTTTTGATGGTTACGCGATTGGTGGTCTAGCTGTTGGTGAGCCAAAGCCAGATATGCACCGCATTCTTGAGCATGTTTGTCCACAAATCCCAGAAGACAAGCCACGTTACCTAATGGGCGTTGGTAAGCCAGAAGATTTGGTGGAAGGTGTTCGTCGTGGTGTAGATATGTTCGACTGTGTAATGCCAACTCGTAATGCACGTAACGGTCATTTGTTCACCAGTACGGGTGTAATTAAGATCCGTAACGCGAAACATCGTGAGGATACGTCGCCATTAGATGAAAAATGTGACTGTTACACTTGTAAAAATTATTCTAGGGCATATCTATATCATTTAGATAAGTGTGGAGAAATCCTAGGTGCTCGTTTAAACACCATTCACAACCTACGTTACTATCAAATGTTAATGGAAGGTTTGCGTGATGCTATTGATGCGGGTACATTAGATGACTTCGTTCACGAGTTCTATACCGCTCAAGGCAAAGAAGTGCCTGAGCTGAAAGACTGA